The genomic DNA ATCGGGGAGGGAGAAAAACCAAGGCGGGGAAGCGTGCGGCCGCCGGGCGCCGGCAGGCAGGGTGCGCTCAGGCTGCTTCAGCCAGTTCCTTGGCGGCCAGCATGCTGACACCGGGCAGGTCGCAGGCCGCCACCGCGCGGCGCAACGCCTCCATGGCCGGCAGGCGCGTAAAGCTCTTGCGCCAGGCCAGCACCACGCGCCGGTCGGGAACGGGATCGGTAAAGGGCACGTAGGCCAACAGGTCGTTCTTGTTGGACTTGAGATCCGGCACCGAAGTCCGCGGCAGCACCGTGATGCCAACGCCACTTGCCACCATATGGCGGATGGTTTCCAGCGAGGAGCCTTCGAAGGTCTTCTGGATACCGTCGGCCGCCTGCGAAAAGCGCGACAGCTCCGGGCACACGCCCAGCACCTGGTCGCGGAAGCAATGCCCGCTGCCCAGCAGCAGCATGGTCTGCTGCTTCAGTTCGTCGGGATCGACTTTCCCGGCATGCTCCAGATGGTGGCCGCGCGGCACCGCCACGACGAAGGGCTCGTCATACAGCGGCTGCACGGTCAGCCCGGAATCGGCAAAGGGCTCGGCCATGATGGCGCAGTCGATCTCGCCCTGCTTGAGCAGCTCGATCAGCTTGACCGTGTAGTTCTCCTGCAGCATCAGCGGCATCTGCGGCACGGTCTGGATCATCTCCTTGACCAGCGTGGGCAGCAGGTAGGGCCCGATGGTGTAGATCACGCCAAGCCGCAGCGGCCCGGCCAGCGGGTCCTTGCCCTGCTTGGCGATTTCGCGGATGGCCATGGTCTGCTCCAGCACGCGCTGGGCCTGCGCCACGATCTGCTCGCCGATCGGCGTCACCGAGACTTCGGACGTGCCGCGCTCGAAGATCTGCACATTGAGTTCGTCTTCCAGCTTCTTGATCGCCACCGACAGCGTCGGCTGCGACACGAAGCAGGCTTCGGCCGCCCGGCCGAAATGGCGCTCGCGCGCCACGGCGACGATGTACTTGAGTTCGGTGAGCGTCATGACTTATCAATTCCCGTTAAGCGATAGATTTTACCTTCGATTCGACGTTCTGTCAGAGATGACAAGCAAAGCGGCGCAGGCGATACCCGATCGCCTGCGCTGGGTGCGCCCCCGCCGTCACATCAGGCCTTCAGGTAATGTTCCCTGCCACCCAGCCAGCGCAACAAGTGCGCCTCGACCGCCTCCGGGTAGCGCGCCAGCATCAGCTCGGCGGCCTCCTGAGCGTAGTCGACCAGCCAGGCGTCGGTGTTGAGATCGGCGAAACGCAGCATCGCCTCGCCGGACTGGCGCGCGCCAAGGAACTCGCCGGGCCCCCGTATCTGCAGGTCGCGCCGGGCGATCTCGAAACCATCGGTGGTCTCGCGCATGGTCGCCAGGCGCTCGCGCCCGGTGGGCGAGAGCGGCGCCTGGTACATCAGCAGGCAGACCGATTCCGCGCTGCCCCGCCCTACCCGGCCGCGCAATTGGTGCAACTGCGCCAGGCCGAAGCGCTCGGCGTGCTCGATCACCATCAGCGAGGCGTTGGGCACGTCCACCCCCACCTCGATCACGGTGGTGGCCACCAGCACCTGCAGCCGGTTGGCGGTGAAGTCTTCCATCACCGCGGCCTTCTCCGTCGGCGCCAGGCGGCCGTGGACCAGCCCGACCTTGAGCTCGGGCAAGGCGGCCACCAGGGTTTCATAGGTCTCCACCGCGGTCTGCAGTTGCAGCGCCTCGCTTTCCTCGATCAGCGGGCAGACCCAGTAGACCTGGCGGCCATCGGCGGCGGCGTGGTGCACGCGCGCGATCACCTCGTCGCGGCGCGCGTCGTTGACCAGCCGGGTCACCACCGGGGTGCGCCCGGGCGGCAGCTCGTCGATCACCGAGACGTCGAGATCAGCGTAGTAGGTCATGGCCAGCGTGCGCGGGATCGGCGTGGCCGACATCATCAACTGGTGCGGCACGGTTTGCATGACCTTGCCGGCCTCGCCCTGCATGGCGGCGGCATCGGGGTCCGCCTTGCCGCGCAGCGCCAGCCGCTGGGCCACGCCGAAGCGATGCTGCTCGTCGACCACGGACAAGCCCAGGCGGGCAAACTTGACGCTGTCCTGGATCAGCGCGTGGGTGCCGATGGCCAGCTTGGCTTCGCCGGACTCGACCTTGGCCGCGGCCTCACGCTTGGCGCGCGTCTTCAGGCTGCCTGCCAGCCACACCACCGGCACGCCCAGCGGCTCCAGCCAGGCGGAGAGCTTGCGGTAGTGCTGCTCGGCCAGGATTTCGGTGGGTGCCATCAGCGCGGCCTGGTAGCCAGCATCGATGGCCTGGCAAGCCGCCAGCGCCGCCACGATGGTTTTGCCGCTGCCGACGTCGCCCTGCAGCAGGCGATGCATCGGGTGGGGCGCGCCCATGTCCTTGGCGATCTCTTCCACCACGCGCTGCTGCGCGCCGGTCAGCTTGAACGGCAGTGCCGCCAGGAAGGCGGTGAG from Cupriavidus sp. D39 includes the following:
- the recG gene encoding ATP-dependent DNA helicase RecG, which translates into the protein MARLHKLGLKRDVDLVLHLPMRYEDETTLLPIADAIGRAGLGLTVQVEGVVTSNEVSLRPRRQLVVKIADDTGELTLRFINFYGSQAQQMAEGAFLRVRGELRGGFFGAEMVHPTVRAVTPGEALPERLTPVYPSTAGIPQSYLRKAIGGALSRTPLPETLPISVLQGPLAQLKLQPLPECLRLLHSPPQEVDEHALIERSHPAWQRIKLDELLAQQLSLKRSQAARRDKSAPPMPRRAGGLLTAFLAALPFKLTGAQQRVVEEIAKDMGAPHPMHRLLQGDVGSGKTIVAALAACQAIDAGYQAALMAPTEILAEQHYRKLSAWLEPLGVPVVWLAGSLKTRAKREAAAKVESGEAKLAIGTHALIQDSVKFARLGLSVVDEQHRFGVAQRLALRGKADPDAAAMQGEAGKVMQTVPHQLMMSATPIPRTLAMTYYADLDVSVIDELPPGRTPVVTRLVNDARRDEVIARVHHAAADGRQVYWVCPLIEESEALQLQTAVETYETLVAALPELKVGLVHGRLAPTEKAAVMEDFTANRLQVLVATTVIEVGVDVPNASLMVIEHAERFGLAQLHQLRGRVGRGSAESVCLLMYQAPLSPTGRERLATMRETTDGFEIARRDLQIRGPGEFLGARQSGEAMLRFADLNTDAWLVDYAQEAAELMLARYPEAVEAHLLRWLGGREHYLKA
- a CDS encoding LysR substrate-binding domain-containing protein — translated: MTLTELKYIVAVARERHFGRAAEACFVSQPTLSVAIKKLEDELNVQIFERGTSEVSVTPIGEQIVAQAQRVLEQTMAIREIAKQGKDPLAGPLRLGVIYTIGPYLLPTLVKEMIQTVPQMPLMLQENYTVKLIELLKQGEIDCAIMAEPFADSGLTVQPLYDEPFVVAVPRGHHLEHAGKVDPDELKQQTMLLLGSGHCFRDQVLGVCPELSRFSQAADGIQKTFEGSSLETIRHMVASGVGITVLPRTSVPDLKSNKNDLLAYVPFTDPVPDRRVVLAWRKSFTRLPAMEALRRAVAACDLPGVSMLAAKELAEAA